In Pongo abelii isolate AG06213 chromosome 5, NHGRI_mPonAbe1-v2.0_pri, whole genome shotgun sequence, a single genomic region encodes these proteins:
- the SKIC2 gene encoding superkiller complex protein 2 isoform X3 encodes MMETERLVLPPPDPLDLPLRAVELGCTGHWELLNLPGAPESSLPHGLPPCAPDLQQEAEQLFLSSPAWLPLHGVEHSARKWQRKTDPWSLLAVLGAPVPSDLQAQRHPTTGQILGYKEVLLENTNLSATTSLSLRRPPGPASQSLWGNPTQYPFWPGGMDEPTITDLNTREEAEEEIDFEKDLLTIPPGFKKGMDFAPKDRPTPAPGLLSLSCLLEPLDLGGGDEDENEAVGQPGGPRGDAVSASPCSAPLARASSLEDLVLKEASTVVSTPEAPEPPSQEQWAIPVDATSPVGDFYRLIPQPAFQWAFEPDVFQKQAILHLERHDSVFVSAHTSAGKTVVAEYAIALAQKHMTRTIYTSPIKALSNQKFRDFRNTFGDVGLLTGDVQLHPEASCLIMTTEILRSMLYSGSDVIRDLEWVIFDEVHYINDAERGVVWEEVLIMLPDHVSIILLSATVPNALEFADWIGRLKRRQIYVISTVTRPVPLEHYLFTGNSSKTQGELFLLLDSRGAFHTKGYYAAVEAKKERMSKHAQTFGAKQPTHQGGPAQDRGVYLSLLASLRTRAQLPVVVFTFSRGRCDEQASGLTSLDLTTSSEKSEIHLFLQRCLARLRGSDRQLPQVLHMSELLNRGLGVHHSGILPILKEIVEMLFSRGLVKVLFATETFAMGVNMPARTVVFDSMRKHDGSTFRDLLPGEYVQMAGRAGRRGLDPTGTVILLCKGRVPEMADLHRMMMGKPSQLQSQFRLTYTMILNLLRVDALRVEDMMKRSFSEFPSRKDSKAHEQALAELTKRLGALEEPDMTGQLVDLPEYYGWGEELTETQHMIQRRIMESVNGLKSLSAGRVVVVKNQEHHNALGVILQVSSNSTSRVFTTLVLCDKPLSQDPQDRGPATSEVPYPDDLVGFKLFLPEGPCDHTVVKLQPGDMAAITTKVLRVNGEKILEDFSKRQQPKFKKDPPLAAVTTAVQELLRLAQAHPAGPPTLDPVNDLQLKDMSVVEGGLRARKLEELIQGAQCVHSPRFPAQPLSSVHPY; translated from the exons ATGATGGAGACAGAGCGACTcg TGCTACCTCCCCCAGATCCCCTGGACTTACCCCTTCGGGCCGTGGAGCTCGGATGCACGGGGCACTGGGAGCTGCTGAACTTGCCTGGAGCTCCAGAAAGTAGC CTTCCCCATGGCCTCCCTCCTTGTGCCCCAGATCTGCAGCAAGAAGCAGAACAGTTGTTTCTGTCatccccagcctggctgcctctGCATGGTGTGGAGCACTCAGCCCG aaaatggcAGAGGAAGACGGATCCCTGGTCTCTTTTGGCTGTCCTGGGAGCCCCGGTCCCATCCGACCTACAGGCCCAAAGACACCCAACCACAGGCCAGATACTGGGTTACAAAGAG GTCTTGCTGGAGAACACAAATCTCTCGGCCACAACCTCCTTGTCTCTTCGCCGGCCTCCAGGGCCAGCCTCCCAGTCCTTATGGGGAAATCCAACTCAGTATCCCTTCTGGCCAG GGGGGATGGATGAACCCACCATAACAGATCTGAACACAcgggaggaggctgaggaggagataGACTTTGAGAAAG ATCTTCTTACTATTCCACCTGGTTTCAAGAAAGGCATGGACTTTGCACCAAAAG ATCGTCCAACTCCAGCTCCTGGACTGCTAAGCCTTAGCTGTCTGTTGGAGCCTCTGGATTTGGGTGGGGGTGACGAGGATGAGAATGAGGCAGTGGGACAGCCAGGAGGTCCCAGAGGGGACGCTGTTTCAGCCTCTCCCTGCAGTGCTCCCCTGGCCCGAGCAAGCAGCTTGGAGGACCTAGTGTTGAAG GAAGCGTCCACAGTTGTATCCACCCCAGAGGCCCCAGAGCCTCCATCTCAGGAGCAGTGGGCCATCCCTGTGGACGCCACCTCCCCTGTTGGTGATTTCTATCGCCTCATTCCCCAGCCAGCCTTCCAG TGGGCATTTGAGCCAGATGTGTTTCAGAAACAGGCCATCCTGCACTTGGAGCGGCATGACTCTGTCTTTGTCTCAGCTCACACATCTGCAGGAAAAACAGTTGTGGCTGAATATGCCATTGCCCTGGCCCAGAAACACATGACACG CACCATCTACACTTCGCCCATCAAGGCCCTGAGCAACCAGAAGTTCCGGGACTTCCGAAACACGTTCGGGGATGTGGGGCTGCTCACCGGGGATGTGCAGCTGCACCCGGAGGCCTCCTGCCTCATCATGACCACAGAGATCCTTCG CTCCATGCTGTACAGTGGCTCAGATGTTATTCGGGACCTGGAGTGGGTCATCTTTGATGAGGTTCACTATATCAACGATGCCGAG CGTGGGGTCGTGTGGGAGGAGGTGCTTATCATGCTCCCTGACCACGTTTCTATCATCCTTCTGAGTGCCACCGTCCCCAACGCCCTTGAGTTTGCTGACTGGATTGG gCGACTGAAGCGTCGTCAGATCTATGTGATTAGCACTGTAACCCGCCCCGTGCCCCTGGAGCACTATCTTTTCACAGGGAACAGCTCCAAGACCCAGGGGGAGCTCTTTTTGTTGCTGGACTCCCGGGGAGCCTTCCATACAAAAGG GTACTATGCAGCTGTGGAGGCCAAGAAGGAGAGAATGAGCAAACACGCCCAGACCTTTGGGGCCAAGCAGCCCACACATCAGGGGGGCCCTGCACAG gaCCGCGGAGTGTACCTGTCCCTCCTGGCCTCCCTCCGCACACGTGCCCAGTTGCCCGTGGTGGTGTTCACCTTCTCCCGGGGCCGCTGTGATGAGCAGGCCTCAGGCCTCACCTCCCTGGACCTTACCACCAGTTCAGAGAAGAGCGAGATCCACCTCTTCCTGCAGCGCTGCCTTGCTCGCCTCCGTGGCTCTGACCGCCAGCTGCCCCAG GTCCTGCACATGTCAGAGCTCCTGAATCGCGGCCTGGGTGTGCACCATAGTGGCATCCTGCCTATCCTCAAGGAGATCGTGGAGATGCTCTTCAGCCGTGGCCTGGTCAAG GTCTTGTTTGCCACAGAGACCTTTGCCATGGGAGTCAACATGCCTGCTCGTACAGTAGTGTTTGACTCCATGCGCAAACACGATGGCTCCACCTTCCGGGACCTGCTCCCTGGGGAGTATGTGCAGATGGCAGGCCGGGCAGGGCGGAGGGGCCTGGACCCCACAGGCACCGTTATCCTGCTCTGCAAGGGCCGAGTGCCTGAGATGGCAGACCTGCACCGCATGATGATG GGGAAGCCATCCCAGCTGCAGTCCCAGTTCCGCCTCACGTACACTATGATCCTCAACTTGCTGCGAGTGGATGCCCTCAGGGTGGAGGACATGATGAAGAGGAGCTTCTCTGAGTTTCCCTCCCGCAAAGACAGCAAA GCCCATGAACAAGCCCTGGCTGAACTGACCAAGAGGCTGGGAGCTTTGGAGGAGCCTGACATGACTGGCCAACTGGTCGACCTGCCTGAATATTACGGCTGGGGGGAGGAACTGACAGAGACCCAGCACATGATCCAG CGACGCATCATGGAGTCTGTGAACGGGCTGAAGTCTCTCTCAGCAGGAAGGGTGGTGGTTGTGAAGAATCAGGAGCATCACAATGCACTGGGAGTGATCCTACAG GTCTCCTCGAACTCCACCAGCAGAGTATTCACAACCCTGGTCTTGTGTGATAAGCCCTTGTCCCAGGACCCACAGGACAGGGGGCCAGCCACTTCAGAAGTACCCTATCCAGATGACCTCGTGGGATTCAAGCTGTTCCTGCCTGAAG GGCCTTGTGACCACACCGTGGTCAAGCTCCAGCCAGGAGATATGGCTGCTATCACCACCAAGGTGCTCCGGGTGAATGGGGAGAAGATCTTGGAGGACTTCAGCAAGAGGCAGCAGCCAAAATTCAA
- the NELFE gene encoding negative elongation factor E isoform X1: MLVIPPGLSEEEEALQKKFNKLKKKKKALLALKKQSSSSTASQGGVKRSLSEQPVVDTATATEQAKQLVKSGAISAIKAETKNSGFKRSRTLEGKLKDPEKGPVPTFQPFQRSISADDDLQESSRRPQRKSLYESFVSSSDRLRELGPDGEETEGPGAGDGPPRSFDWGYEERSGAHSSASPPRSRSRDRSHERNRDRDRDRERDRDRDRDRDRERDRDRDRDRDRDRDRERDRDRERDRDRDREGPFRRSDSFPERRAPRKGNTLYVYGEDMTPTLLRGAFSPFGNIIDLSMDPPRNCAFVTYEKMESADQAVAELNGTQVESVQLKVNIARKQPMLDAATGKSVWGSLAVQNSPKGCHRDKRTQIVYSDDVYKENLVDGF; this comes from the exons ATGTTGGTGATACCTCCCGGACTGAGCGAGGAAGAGGAGGCTCTGCAGAAGAAATTCAACAAACTCAAGAAAAAG AAAAAGGCATTGCTGGCTCTGAAGAAGCAAAGTAGCAGCAGCACAGCCAGCCAAGGTGGTGTCAAACGCT CACTATCAGAGCAGCCTGTCGTGGACACAGCCACAGCAACAGAGCAGGCAAAGCAGCTGGTGAAGTCAGGAGCCATCAGCGCCATCAAGGCTGAGACCAAGAACTCAGGCTTCAAGCGTTCTCGAACCCTTGAGGGGAAGTTAAAG GACCCTGAGAAGGGACCAGTCCCCACTTTCCAGCCGTTCCAGAGGAGCATATCTGCTGATGATGACCTGCAAGAG TCGTCCAGACGTCCCCAGAGGAAATCTCTGTATGAGAG CTTTGTGTCTTCTAGTGATCGACTTCGAGAACTAGGGCCAGATGGAGAAGAGACAGAGGGCCCAGGGGCTGGCGATGGTCCCCCTCGAAGCTTTGACTGGGGCTATGAAGAACGCAGTGGTGcccactcctcagcctcccctccccgAAGCCGCAGCCGGGACCGCAGCCATGAGAGGAACCGGGACAGAGACCGAGATCGGGAGCGGGATCGAGACCGGGAtcgagacagagacagagagcgGGACAGGGATAGGGATCGGGATCGGGATCGAGATCGAGACCGGGAACGGGACAGGGATCGGGAGCGGGATCGAGACCGAGACCGAGAGGGTCCTTTCCGCA GGTCGGATTCATTCCCTGAACGGCGAGCCCCTAGGAAAGGGAATACTCTCTATGTATACGGAGAAGACATGACACCCACCCTTCTCCGTGGGGCCTTCTCTCCTTTTGGAAACATCATTGACCTCTCCATGGACCCACCCAGAAA CTGTGCCTTCGTCACCTATGAAAAGATGGAGTCAGCAGATCAGGCCGTTGCTGAG CTCAACGGGACCCAGGTGGAGTCTGTACAGCTCAAAGTCAACATAGCCCGAAAACAGCCCATGCTGGATGCCGCTACTGGCAAGTCTGTCTGGGGCTCCCTCG CTGTCCAGAACAGCCCTAAGGGTTGCCACCGGGACAAGAGGACCCAGATTGTCTACAGTGATGACGTCTACAAGGAAAACCTTGTGGATGGCTTCTAG
- the NELFE gene encoding negative elongation factor E isoform X2 produces the protein MLVIPPGLSEEEEALQKKFNKLKKKKKALLALKKQSSSSTASQGGVKRSLSEQPVVDTATATEQAKQLVKSGAISAIKAETKNSGFKRSRTLEGKLKDPEKGPVPTFQPFQRSISADDDLQESSRRPQRKSLYESDRLRELGPDGEETEGPGAGDGPPRSFDWGYEERSGAHSSASPPRSRSRDRSHERNRDRDRDRERDRDRDRDRDRERDRDRDRDRDRDRDRERDRDRERDRDRDREGPFRRSDSFPERRAPRKGNTLYVYGEDMTPTLLRGAFSPFGNIIDLSMDPPRNCAFVTYEKMESADQAVAELNGTQVESVQLKVNIARKQPMLDAATGKSVWGSLAVQNSPKGCHRDKRTQIVYSDDVYKENLVDGF, from the exons ATGTTGGTGATACCTCCCGGACTGAGCGAGGAAGAGGAGGCTCTGCAGAAGAAATTCAACAAACTCAAGAAAAAG AAAAAGGCATTGCTGGCTCTGAAGAAGCAAAGTAGCAGCAGCACAGCCAGCCAAGGTGGTGTCAAACGCT CACTATCAGAGCAGCCTGTCGTGGACACAGCCACAGCAACAGAGCAGGCAAAGCAGCTGGTGAAGTCAGGAGCCATCAGCGCCATCAAGGCTGAGACCAAGAACTCAGGCTTCAAGCGTTCTCGAACCCTTGAGGGGAAGTTAAAG GACCCTGAGAAGGGACCAGTCCCCACTTTCCAGCCGTTCCAGAGGAGCATATCTGCTGATGATGACCTGCAAGAG TCGTCCAGACGTCCCCAGAGGAAATCTCTGTATGAGAG TGATCGACTTCGAGAACTAGGGCCAGATGGAGAAGAGACAGAGGGCCCAGGGGCTGGCGATGGTCCCCCTCGAAGCTTTGACTGGGGCTATGAAGAACGCAGTGGTGcccactcctcagcctcccctccccgAAGCCGCAGCCGGGACCGCAGCCATGAGAGGAACCGGGACAGAGACCGAGATCGGGAGCGGGATCGAGACCGGGAtcgagacagagacagagagcgGGACAGGGATAGGGATCGGGATCGGGATCGAGATCGAGACCGGGAACGGGACAGGGATCGGGAGCGGGATCGAGACCGAGACCGAGAGGGTCCTTTCCGCA GGTCGGATTCATTCCCTGAACGGCGAGCCCCTAGGAAAGGGAATACTCTCTATGTATACGGAGAAGACATGACACCCACCCTTCTCCGTGGGGCCTTCTCTCCTTTTGGAAACATCATTGACCTCTCCATGGACCCACCCAGAAA CTGTGCCTTCGTCACCTATGAAAAGATGGAGTCAGCAGATCAGGCCGTTGCTGAG CTCAACGGGACCCAGGTGGAGTCTGTACAGCTCAAAGTCAACATAGCCCGAAAACAGCCCATGCTGGATGCCGCTACTGGCAAGTCTGTCTGGGGCTCCCTCG CTGTCCAGAACAGCCCTAAGGGTTGCCACCGGGACAAGAGGACCCAGATTGTCTACAGTGATGACGTCTACAAGGAAAACCTTGTGGATGGCTTCTAG
- the CFB gene encoding complement factor B, producing MGSNLSPQLCLMPFILGLLSGGVTTTPLSLARSQGSCSLEGIEIKGGSFRLLQDGQALEYVCPSGFYPYPVQTRTCRSTGSWSTLQTQDQKTVKKAECRAIRCPRPHDFENGEYWPRSPYYNVSDEISFHCYDGYTLRGSANRTCQVNGRWSGQTAICDNGAGYCSNPGIPIGTRKVGSQYRLEDSVTYHCSRGLTLRGSQRRTCQEGGSWSGTEPSCQDSFMYDTPQEVAEAFLSSLTETIEGVDAEDGHSPGEQQKRKIVLDPSGSMNIYLVLDGSDSIGAGNFTGAKKCLVNLIEKVASYGVKPRYGLVTYATYPKIWVKVSEPDSSNADWVTKQLNEINYEDHKLKSGTNTKKALQAVYSMMSWPDDIPPEGWNRTRHVIILMTDGLHNMGGDPITVIDEIRDLLYIGKDRKNPREDYLDVYVFGVGPLVNQVNINALASKKDNEQHVFKVKDMENLEDVFFQMIDESQSLSLCGMVWEHRKGTDYHKQPWQAKISVTRPSKGHESCMGAVVSEYFVLTAAHCFTVDDKEHSIKVSVGGKKQDLEIEEVLFHPNYNINGKKEAGIPEFYDYDVALIKLKNKLNYHQTIRPICLPCTEGTTRALRLPPTTTCQQQKEELLPAQDIKALFVSEEEKKLTRKEVYIKNGDKKGSCERDAQYAPGYDKVKDISEVVTPRFLCTGGVSPYADPNTCRGDSGGPLIVHKRSRFIQVGVISWGVVDVCKNQKRQKQVPAHARDFHINLFQVLPWLKQKLQDEDLGFL from the exons ATGGGGAGCAATCTCAGCCCCCAACTCTGCCTAATGCCCTTCATCTTGGGCCTCTTGTCTGGAG GTGTGACCACGACTCCATTGTCTTTGGCTCGGTCCCAGGGATCCTGCTCTCTGGAGGGGATAGAGATCAAAGGTGGCTCCTTCCGACTTCTCCAAGACGGCCAGGCACTGGAGTACGTGTGTCCTTCTGGCTTCTACCCGTACCCTGTGCAGACACGTACCTGCAGATCTACGGGGTCCTGGAGCACCCTGCAGACTCAAGACCAAAAGACTGTCAAGAAGGCAGAGTGCAGAG CAATCCGCTGTCCAAGACCACACGACTTCGAGAACGGGGAATACTGGCCCCGGTCTCCCTACTACAATGTGAGTGATGAGATCTCTTTCCACTGCTATGATGGTTACACTCTCCGGGGCTCTGCCAATCGCACCTGCCAAGTGAATGGCCGGTGGAGTGGGCAGACAGCGATCTGTGACAACGGAG CGGGGTACTGCTCCAACCCGGGCATCCCCATTGGCACAAGGAAGGTGGGCAGCCAGTACCGCCTTGAAGACAGCGTCACCTACCACTGCAGCCGGGGGCTTACCCTGCGTGGCTCCCAGCGGCGAACGTGTCAGGAAGGTGGCTCTTGGAGCGGGACGGAGCCTTCCTGCCAAG ACTCCTTCATGTACGACACCCCTCAAGAGGTGGCCGAAGCTTTCCTGTCTTCCCTGACAGAGACCATAGAAGGAGTCGATGCTGAGGATGGGCACAGCCCAG GGGAACAACAGAAGCGGAAGATCGTCCTGGACCCTTCAGGCTCCATGAACATCTACCTGGTGCTAGATGGATCAGACAGCATTGGGGCCGGCAACTTCACAGGAGCCAAAAAGTGTCTAGTCAACTTAATTGAGAAG GTGGCAAGTTATGGTGTGAAGCCAAGATATGGTCTAGTGACATATGCCACATACCCCAAAATTTGGGTCAAAGTGTCTGAACCAGACAGCAGTAATGCAGACTGGGTCACGAAGCAGCTCAATGAAATCAATTATGAAG ACCACAAGCTGAAGTCAGGGACTAACACCAAGAAGGCCCTCCAGGCAGTGTACAGCATGATGAGCTGGCCAGATGACATCCCTCCTGAAGGCTGGAACCGCACCCGCCATGTCATCATCCTCATGACCGATG GATTGCACAACATGGGCGGGGACCCCATTACTGTCATTGATGAGATTCGGGACTTGCTATACATTGGCAAGGATCGCAAAAACCCAAGGGAGGATTATCTGG aTGTCTATGTGTTTGGGGTCGGGCCTTTGGTGAACCAAGTGAACATCAATGCTTTGGCTTCCAAGAAAGACAATGAGCAACATGTGTTCAAAGTCAAGGATATGGAAAACCTGGAAGATGTTTTCTTCCAAATGATTG ATGAAAGCCAGTCTCTGAGTCTCTGTGGCATGGTTTGGGAACACAGGAAGGGTACCGACTACCACAAGCAACCATGGCAGGCCAAGATCTCAGTCACT CGCCCTTCAAAGGGACACGAGAGCTGTATGGGGGCTGTGGTGTCTGAGTACTTTGTGCTGACAGCAGCACACTGTTTCACTGTGGACGACAAAGAACACTCGATCAAGGTCAGCGTGG GAGGGAAGAAGCAGGACCTGGAGATAGAAGAAGTCCTATTTCACCCCAACTACAACATTAATGGGAAAAAAGAAGCAGGAATTCCTGAATTTTATGACTATGACGTTGCCCTGATCAAGCTCAAGAATAAGCTGAATTATCACCAGACTATCAG GCCCATTTGTCTCCCCTGCACCGAGGGAACAACTCGAGCTTTGAGGCTTCCTCCAACTACCACTTGccagcaacaga AGGAAGAGCTGCTCCCTGCACAGGATATCAAAGCTCTGTTTGTGTCTGAGGAGGAGAAGAAGCTGACTCGGAAGGAGGTCTACATCAAGAATGGGGATAAG AAAGGCAGCTGTGAGAGAGATGCTCAATATGCCCCAGGCTATGACAAAGTCAAGGACATCTCGGAGGTGGTCACCCCTCGGTTCCTTTGTACTGGAGGAGTGAGTCCCTATGCTGACCCCAATACTTGCAGAG GTGATTCTGGCGGCCCCTTGATAGTTCACAAGAGAAGTCGTTTCATTCAA GTTGGTGTAATCAGCTGGGGAGTAGTGGATGTCTGCAAAAACCAGAAGCGGCAAAAGCAGGTACCTGCTCACGCCCGAGACTTTCACATCAACCTCTTCCAAGTGCTGCCCTGGCTGAAGCAGAAACTCCAAGATGAGGATTTGGGTTTTCTATAA